GATGAAGGTTGCCGAGCTGTTCTGGCAGCTGCGCTACGAGGCTGGGAAGAGGCAGGTCAAGAGGCCTGTCCACAGGGCTGTGGCCAACGCCTGGGGTGACCTCATGCAGGCCGGCACCGTTATAGTTCTTGGGAATTAGGGGTGAGAGCGTGAGCGTGTCCAAGCTTCCCGGGACGAAGCTCAGCTCGAAGGAGATGTACTCCCTGCCCGGCCTGGTGGAGAGCGCTCCGCAGGCCAAGTACGACTTCTCTGCTGGGCCCACGATATCGAGGTTCCTGCAGGGCCTGAAGGAGGGCAAGATACTGGGCAGGAAATGCCCTAGGTGCGGCAGGGTATACGTGCCGCCGAGGGACTACTGCGAGTACTGCCACGTGGCCCTGACGAACTGGGTCGAGGTGCCCGACACCGGCACGGTGCATACGGCTGTCGTGAGCTACATATCGGTGAGGAGGGAGAGGCTTGAGAAGCCTGAGGTAATAGGCGTCATAAGGCTCGACGTGCCTGGCTACCCGCCCA
The uncultured Acidilobus sp. JCHS genome window above contains:
- a CDS encoding putative nucleic-acid-binding protein containing a Zn-ribbon, with protein sequence MGIRGESVSVSKLPGTKLSSKEMYSLPGLVESAPQAKYDFSAGPTISRFLQGLKEGKILGRKCPRCGRVYVPPRDYCEYCHVALTNWVEVPDTGTVHTAVVSYISVRRERLEKPEVIGVIRLDVPGYPPNGYEFAGLFHRLCVPPEEAMSDEVIGMKVRARWKPKEQRTGSILDIECFEPVR